In Zingiber officinale cultivar Zhangliang chromosome 1A, Zo_v1.1, whole genome shotgun sequence, a genomic segment contains:
- the LOC122024870 gene encoding protein G1-like3 isoform X2, with the protein MDSEIAGGNYHQLAAPASSTSIVAAPAAVDAPAPSLSRYESQKRRDWITFGQYLANRRPPVAVAQCSSAHVLEFLRYLDQFGKTKVHVTGCPFFGLPCPPGPCPCPLRQAWGSLDALVGRLRAAFEENGGRPESNPFAARAIRLFLREVRDLQAKARGVSYEKKKRKRPLPLSPPPPPPPAD; encoded by the exons ATGGATTCAG AGATAGCCGGCGGCAACTATCACCAATTAGCCGCCCCGGCGTCGTCGACGTCGATTGTTGCTGCTCCTGCTGCTGTTGATGCTCCTGCTCCGAGTTTAAGCCGGTACGAGTCGCAGAAGCGGCGCGACTGGATCACGTTCGGACAGTATCTGGCGAACCGGCGGCCGCCGGTGGCGGTGGCGCAGTGCAGCAGCGCGCACGTGCTGGAGTTCCTGCGGTACTTGGACCAGTTCGGTAAGACGAAGGTGCACGTGACGGGATGCCCTTTCTTCGGCCTCCCCTGCCCGCCCGGCCCCTGCCCCTGCCCGCTCCGCCAGGCCTGGGGCTCCCTCGACGCCCTCGTCGGCCGCCTCCGCGCCGCCTTCGAGGAGAACGGCGGTCGCCCCGAGTCCAACCCCTTCGCCGCCCGTGCCATCCGCCTCTTCCTCCGCGAGGTCCGCGATCTCCAGGCCAAGGCCCGCGGCGTCAGCTACGAGAAGAAGAAGCGCAAAAGGCCGCTGCCGCTCTCTCCTCCCCCTCCGCCACCTCCCGCCGACTGA
- the LOC122024870 gene encoding protein G1-like3 isoform X1, with the protein MDSVMLADLVQMNPEIAGGNYHQLAAPASSTSIVAAPAAVDAPAPSLSRYESQKRRDWITFGQYLANRRPPVAVAQCSSAHVLEFLRYLDQFGKTKVHVTGCPFFGLPCPPGPCPCPLRQAWGSLDALVGRLRAAFEENGGRPESNPFAARAIRLFLREVRDLQAKARGVSYEKKKRKRPLPLSPPPPPPPAD; encoded by the exons ATGGATTCAG taATGTTGGCGGATTTGGTGCAAATGAACCCAGAGATAGCCGGCGGCAACTATCACCAATTAGCCGCCCCGGCGTCGTCGACGTCGATTGTTGCTGCTCCTGCTGCTGTTGATGCTCCTGCTCCGAGTTTAAGCCGGTACGAGTCGCAGAAGCGGCGCGACTGGATCACGTTCGGACAGTATCTGGCGAACCGGCGGCCGCCGGTGGCGGTGGCGCAGTGCAGCAGCGCGCACGTGCTGGAGTTCCTGCGGTACTTGGACCAGTTCGGTAAGACGAAGGTGCACGTGACGGGATGCCCTTTCTTCGGCCTCCCCTGCCCGCCCGGCCCCTGCCCCTGCCCGCTCCGCCAGGCCTGGGGCTCCCTCGACGCCCTCGTCGGCCGCCTCCGCGCCGCCTTCGAGGAGAACGGCGGTCGCCCCGAGTCCAACCCCTTCGCCGCCCGTGCCATCCGCCTCTTCCTCCGCGAGGTCCGCGATCTCCAGGCCAAGGCCCGCGGCGTCAGCTACGAGAAGAAGAAGCGCAAAAGGCCGCTGCCGCTCTCTCCTCCCCCTCCGCCACCTCCCGCCGACTGA